The proteins below come from a single Salvelinus fontinalis isolate EN_2023a chromosome 1, ASM2944872v1, whole genome shotgun sequence genomic window:
- the LOC129865309 gene encoding neutral amino acid transporter A-like: MEKKNGHTMINSVSTHEILEKNGKKKKSCKDKLMRFLNRNMLVIMTVSGVLVGVGLGMMVRNMNLTRAQMTYFAFPGEMLLRMLKMIILPLVVCSLISGAASLDTRSLGKLGGIAVSYFLVTTLIASGIGVSLAFIIKPGVGAGALNTNNLGLESVNTNKETTDSFLDLAR; the protein is encoded by the coding sequence ATGGAGAAGAAAAACGGACACACAATGATCAATTCGGTCTCCACCCACGAAATCTTGGAGAAGAATGGAAAGAAGAAGAAAAGCTGTAAAGACAAGTTGATGAGATTTTTGAATAGGAATATGTTAGTGATAATGACGGTATCTGGAGTACTAGTAGGCGTAGGGCTCGGAATGATGGTTCGGAATATGAACCTAACCCGCGCGCAGATGACTTATTTTGCTTTCCCCGGTGAGATGCTTCTGAGGATGTTGAAGATGATTATCCTTCCTCTGGTAGTGTGCAGCCTGATCTCCGGTGCCGCGAGCCTGGACACGCGCTCCCTGGGGAAACTAGGAGGCATTGCGGTCTCCTACTTCTTGGTGACCACACTCATCGCATCGGGAATCGGTGTGTCCCTCGCCTTCATTATCAAACCGGGAGTCGGTGCCGGGGCTCTGAACACAAATAATCTAGGTCTCGAGAGCGTCAATACCAACAAGGAGACCACGGATTCGTTTTTAGATCTTGCAAGGTAA